The genomic segment GGCGACCAGAATGGATACCCGGCGTCGTCGGTGCCGGTGAAGGTTCGGATCTCGTCGCGGGCCAGGTCACGCACCCCGAGCAGGACTCCCGACGGCGCGGAAACCGCGAAGGCCACCATGCGACCGTCCGGAGAGATGGCGGGCGGTCCCGGGTGCGAGCCGTACACACTCAGCGGCGCGTCCTGCGGCACATTGATGGCCGCGGTGATCGCACGCGACGCGCCTCCGCCCTCCGAGCGCAGCGCCGTCAGCAACCAGCCGGCGGCGCACAACACGAGCAGGACCGCGAGCATCCACGTGAGACGCGTGCGTCGTCCGGCTGGTGTGGCGGTCGCAACCGAAGCGTCTTCGGTTGTTTCGCCGCGGATGACCGCGTCGATGAGGATGCGTGCCTCGCCGATGTCGCGCAGACGCTGTTTCGGGTCCTTGTTCAGACAGCGGCGCAGGAGCTTGACGATGGCGGACGGTGTGTCGGTGGGGAGCGCGCCCCATTCCGGCTCCGCCCGCAGAACCGCGGCCAGCGTGTCGCTCACCGTTTCGCCGCTGAAGGTCTGACGGCCGGTGAGCATCTCGAAGAGCACGCAGCCGAAGGCAAAGATGTCCGTGCGCCGGTCCACCCGCTTGCCGCGCGCCTGTTCCGGACTCATGTAGGCCGCGGTCCCCAGGATCACCCCGGCCACGGTGGGTGAGTTGCCGAGCACGGTGGGGGATTGGGAAAGCCCGGAGTTGGATGCGTCGCCCTCCACCGCCTTGGCGAGGCCGAAGTCCAGCACCTTCACGTTGCCGTCGGGCGTGAGGACGATGTTGGCGGGCTTGAGGTCGCGGTGGACGACGCCCTGCTCATGGGCGGCATCCAGCGCGTCGGCGATCTGGCGTGCAACCTGCAGTGCTTCTTCCAGCGGCATCGGCCCATTCGCCAGGCGCACGGACAGATCCTCGCCCTCCACCAGTTCCATCACCAGCACGCGATGGTTGCCGTCCTGTTCGATGCCATGAATGGTGGCGATGTTGGCATGGTTGAGCGAGGCGAGCAGGCGCGCCTCCCGCTCGAAGCGCATGAGGCGGTCCGGATCCCCGGCGAACACGTCGGGCAGCACCTTGAGCGCGACGTCGCGCTCCAGGCGCGAGTCACGCGCCCGGTACACCTCGCCCATGCCGCCCGCACCGATGCGGCCGGTGACCTTGTAATGGCTGATGGAACGTCCAATCATCGTGGATACAAAGGGAGTCGCGGGAGTATATCAGTATCTGATATGGTTGCTACGACTTTCTTGAATTCCGGAGGCACATGGTAAACGTAGAAATCGTTTGGGAAGGCGAGAACCACCGCTTTTCGCTGGAGGACGGCGACCACAGCGTGGGGCGTTCCAGCGAGAACGCCGTGCAGCTGCCCATGGCGCGCGTGAGCAAGAAGCACGCGGAAATTCGCATCCAGGGCCAGGACATTTCCGTGCGCGATCTCGGCAGCCGCAACGGAACCGAGATCAACGGCAAGCCCATCGGAGACGCGTGGGTGGAGGTCCAACCCGGGGCGCTGGTGAGTTTTGCGGGCGCGCTCATGCGGCGCGCCACCCCCGCGACAACGGCGTCCCACCGCCTGCTCGGTGACCACCAGGTGGCCACCAGCCTGCGCTACAACATCAGCCAGGGATACTCGGAAGCGGCCCAGCACCGCCTCATGGACCGAAGCCAGCAGCTGTTCGAACTGCTGGCCTCGAGTGACGATGTGATGGCCATCGAAACGGCGGCCTGCCGCCTTGTGGCCGAGAGCGTGCCGGCCGAACGCGTGGTGATGCTGGCCGACTCCGGCGAGGCCACCAGCGTGGAAGCACGCGCGCGCTGGACCAAGAGCGGCGACCCGGATGCGCCGCTGCAACTCAGCTCCACCATCGTGGGCAGCGTGCTCACGGAGCGCGACTCGGTGCTGGTCGCCAACCCCCTGGAAGACCCTCGCTTCGGCGGCCAGCAGAGCATCATGGCGCTGAGCCTGCGCTCCGCCATGGCGGCGCCGTTGTTCGACAACCAGCGTGTGCGCGGCATCCTGTACGTGGATACCACCGACTCGCGCGTGCGCTACTCGCAGGCCGACCTCGAGGTTCTCACCGCCACCGCCAACGCGGTCGCGGTGAAGCTGCGCAACATTACGCTGGAAGAAGAAATCCACGCCGCCGCCAAGATCCAGCGCACGATGATCCAGTCCAACGTGGAGGTTCCCGCGGGCTACGAGGTGGACGCGCATCAGGTGATGTGCCGCGCGGTGGGTGGAGACCTCTATTTCGTTGGCGCGCGTTCCAACGGGCGCGTGCTGGTGGCGCTGGGGGACGTGACCGGCAAGGGAATGCCGGCCGCGCTGGCCATGAGCGCCACCACGGTTTCGCTGGGGCTGCTGGCGGACATCGACAGCGACATGGAAACGCTCGCCGGGCGCCTGCACCGGCAGCTGTTCAAGAGTCTCGCGGAGGAACAGTTCGTCACCCTGTTCGTGGGTGAGCTGGACCCGGCCAGCGGCGTCATCCGCTACGTCAACGCCGGCCACGAACCGGTGCTCATGGTGCGCGCGGGCGGGGCCATCGACGTGCTGGATTCCACCACGCTTCCCATGGCCATGATCGAGGAGATCCCGCTGATCGCGTCGGAGGCGCAGCTGGCGCCCGGCGACCTCATGGTGGTCTTCAGCGACGGCATTCCCGAGGCCACCACCAACGGCGACCGCTTCCTGGGGCTCGACACCGTCAAGCAGGCCCTGACCGAGAAGCACAACGAGCCCCTCTCCGAGGTTCGCTCCAGCGTGGTGAAGCTGGTTGAATCCTTCCTGGCCGGGGGGCCGGCGTCCGATGACGTCACCCTGGTCATGCTGCGCCGCAAAAAGTGACGGCGCCGCGCGGTTGCGCGACGCCGTACGGATCCGCCAAGAACCGGTCTTTCCTAGAACCAGAAGCGGGCGCCGATGGCGCCCTCCAGGTCGAAGTCCGTGTCCGGCGCGACGTCCAGGATGGGCACGATCTCGCCGAAGATATCGAATGGATAGTTGGCGAAGATGTATGCCAGCCCCACGGGAAAGCGGATGCCGAAGGTATCGTCGTAATTATCGACGAGGATCATACGGGCGCCGACCCCGAAGAACAGCGGGAACGCGTCGCTGTTCTTGAGCTGGAACACGTCGAACTTGTGGAACAGGTAGTCGCCCTGCAGGTGGAACTCGTTGTTGCCCGAGAGCGACCAGGCGGCCCCGAACTCCAGGGCGTGTTCGTTGGCTAGCCAGAACTTGACGTCGATTCCGGTGGGTTCGCCCAGGATGAACCCCAGACCAAAGCTCTTGTCCTTGGCAAACGCCGGGGTTCCCGCCGCCGCCAGGGCGGTCACACAAAGTGCAGAAAATATGAGTTTACGAATCATCTTGCTCCTCCGCTGGAACCTTCCCGCCCGCGGCGGTATATTGATGTCTGGTTGGGGGCCGGGCGCCCCCGACCGGTCATTGTCGGGGGCATGGTACGAACCCCGGCGGACACAGGCAAGGGTTGATTCACGTCCTAATTCACGGAGAGGAAGCTGAACCATGTTTTTTGACCCCCTCTACTGGCTGGTGATTGGCGCGGGCATGATCCTGAGTATCTGGGCCGCCATGAAGACCAAGGGCACGTTCCAGAAGTACAGCCAGTACACCACCCAGTCGCGCATGACGGGTGCGCAGGTGGCGCAGGCCATTCTGCGCGACGCCAATATCAATGACGTGAAGATAGAGCCCATCCACGGGAATCTCACCGACCACTACGACCCGCGTACCAAGACGTTGCGGCTGAGCGAGGGCGTGTACGGCAGCACCAGCATGTCGGCGGCCGGTGTGGCGGCACACGAGGTGGGTCACGCCATTCAACACGCGCAGAATTACGGGCCGCTCAAGTTCCGTTCGGCGTGGGTGCCGGTGGCCAATCTGGGTGGCGGCATTTCCATTTTCGTGTTGATTGCGGCCGCGTTCCTCGGCGGCGCACAGTCGGTGCTGGGTGCCAAGGTGGCGCTGCTGGGCGTACTCCTCTTTGCCACCACCACGGTGTTCACGCTGGTGACACTTCCGGTGGAGTTCGACGCGTCGAAGCGCGCGCTGGCCACCCTGGGCCGCGGCGGCTACCTGACCCGGGAGGAGCTGTCGGGTGCGAAGAGCGTGCTGGACGCCGCCGCCATGACCTACGTGGCCGCGTTCGTGACATCGGCGCTGACGCTGCTGTACTGGGCCATGCGCCTGGGACTGCTGGGTGGCCGGCGCAGCGACTAACGCCCGCTAAGCCGTCGTTCGATAGACGGCAAAGTCACACCCTCCGAAGCGATAGTCCTGTGCGGAGGCGAAGAGTTGCGACTCCTCCACCGCCGCGCGCCATACCGGACGGTGGTAGATGAGATGTAGCTCGCGCGGGTGTTCGCGGAGCGATGCATTCAGGTTATCGAGCACGCGCCGCAGGACGGCGCCGTCGAACGGGTTGAAGAGAAACACCACCGTGTCATCCCGCTGAAAGGCGTAGTCTGCGGCGTCAATCGGCGCAACGGTGGCCTGGAAGCGCCGCCCCGTCCGCGCGCGCAGGACATCGAGGTTGCGCCGTGCAATCTCGCACAGCGACGCCGAGTAATCCACGCCCGTCACCCGCGCAAAGCCATACTCCACCGCCAGCATCAGCACGCGGCCCTTGCCGCAGCCCAGGTCCACGAATGTGCCAGCCGTGGGAATACCCGCGGCCTTCAGCGCCCGCCGCAGCGGGTGGGCGCGGGTGGGCTCGTAGCGGATCCCGTGTGCACGGGCGGGGAGAGACACGTCGGTGAGCGCGTCGTTCTCCACGACCCGTGCGGTTTCGGTTCCGAAACGCCTATCGAACGCGTGGTCCCGCAAACGGCTCAGGTTCCGGGTGAACCCGCTGACCACCGCGCGCAGCAGGGCCCCGGGTCCGTGGGTGCGGAAACTCTCGACGTTGCGACGAATGATCGACATTGTGCGTGGGCGTATGGCGGTGCGGGACCGGACCCCGGGGTTGACAATCGGCCCCGTGTGGCGCATGCTTCCTCATGTAGCGCCGCCCCTACTATACGCGGCAGCACCCCGCAGGGACAACGATCCCGAGGAGCCATTCCGACCCCTTCTGCTAACGCTTCCGGCCGCGTCGCCGGGCACATTTGCAAGACTTCAACCCCCGGGTGGTCCGGTGCGTCCACTGACCGACAGCAACCGCGCTCGTGCGCGCTACGAAGAGATCCTCGATCACTTCGCCGGGGCCTCCGTGTATCACACGCCGGCCTGGTTGCGGGTGTGGGAGGACCTGGGTGCGGACGTCGAGCACGTCTTCGTCGATGACGAGACCGTGGTGCCCTTCGTGTGCAAGGGCGCGGGGGCGTTGCGGCGCGCGTATTCGCTGCCGTTCGACACCTACGGCGGGCCGGTGACCGCGCGGTCCAACGGGCCGCTGTCCTTCGAAGGGATCATCGAACGGGTGGCGAGTCCGTCGGTGCGGTTGGCGGACTTTGGCGCCGCGGTGGCCTCATCCAACGGCGCGTTGCGGCCCATGGTGTCGCACATCGTCGACATGGCGGACGGCTACGAAGCCGCCTCGCGGCGCTACAGCGATGCCAACCGGCGCAACATCCGGCAGGCCCGCGAAAACGGCGTGCGCGTCGCGGCGATCTCGCAGCACGAGGTCACGCGCGAGTTCTACCGCCTGCACCGTCGCACCGTTGGGCGCTACGGAGCGCGCGCACTGCCGGTGGCCTTTTTCGAATCCGTGTTTGCGCGCCTCGTTCCCGCGGGTGCCGCCACCTTCTATCTCGCGTTTCACGAGGACCGGGTGGTGGCGGGAAACCTCGTATTGCGCTACCGCGACCGCTCCTACGACTGGATGTGGGCGTACGACGACCGTTTCGCGTCCCTGCGTGCCACCAACCTCATGCTCGATCATGCCATTCGCGACGAGGCCACCCGCGGCTCGCGCGAACTCAATCTTGGTGCGAGTCCCAACGATCGCCTGGGCAGCGTGCGCTTCAAGCAGTCCTTCGGTGCGCAGCCCTTTGCCTACGCGGTCTACGCGCATACCGCACCTCTGATCGCCGCGGCGCGGCGGGTGCGCTTGGGGATGAACCGGATGGGCGCGCGCATCCGTTCCAGCTCCTTCTAGTCTCCGTCAGAAGAACAGGGGCAGCGAGTGGGTGGGGTAGTGGTGCTGCAGGATCGCCATCACCAGGAACAGGTCGACGATCAGGTGCACGATCAGCACGTACAGCAGTACGCGTGACTTTTCATACATCACGCCCTGGGTGAGCGCGAAGCCGTACACGATCCACATGCCGTGCCCGGTGAAGGCCATGTCGTAGAGCACCGAGGTGTACACCACGGCCTGCGCGGGGTTGGCGATACGTGCCGGGAAGACGCCGCGCAGAATCGCGTACACGGTGTTCACGAAGAACAGTTCGTCCCAGATGCCCACGCAGTTGATTCCGACCGCCAGGCGCTTGACGGCTTCCACCTGGAAGACCTCCGGGAGCGGCCAGTGGGTGGGCAGCTCGGGATTCAGATAGAAGAAGTAGAGCTCGATGATGCCCCACGCGAGGGGAATCGAGATCAGCGTGTAGATCAGATCCCGCCACGAGAACTGCACCGGCCACAGGCGCCAGCGAATCTCCCCCGGCGCCTTCCAGCGCATGAACAACGCGGGGCCCAGCACCACCGCCAGGAACACGGAGCCCAGGGTGAGGAAGTGGGATGTGCTTAGGTCGGTGTGAATGGGTGCGAACGCCAGCACGAGGACGCACGCCAGCAGCACCCCGAGGTTGCGGCGCACGCGCGGGTCGGGCTGCAGCGCCGTCAGCACGGCCGCGAGCACCCATACCGCGAGGCCGGCGGGGAAGTTCTCGACGGGAATGAGCAGAACCGTCGCGGCGCAGAAGGCGATGAGCGGCGCGACGGCGGGGATGCGGCTGCGAATGGCGTGCGGCGTCATGGGTGGCTAAGATACCCACGCGGGCGCGGTGCGTCCAGCCGCACCGTCACGGGGTACGGCGAAAAATGGGGCGGGTGGGCGAGCGGCGGGCCACTTCGCTGAACCCGGCCTTTACAAAGGTGGACGGAAGCCCCGTCCACACGAATGCATCGGGGGGGCTGGTCATGGTCGATTGCTGCGGATATCCCTCCACCACGCGCGCCCCCCGCTTGAACGCCATTTCCGCCGCCGCGCGCAGCAATCGCACCGAAACGCCGCGCCGGCGCCACGGCTTCGCAACGAAGAAACAGCTGATAGACCACACCGCTGCGTCGTCCACGGGGGCGAGCACCCGGGAGCGGGACAGGTACGAGTACTCGGCGCGTGGTGCCACCGCGCACCACGCCACCGGCTCGCGGCCGTGGCAGGCAATGATGCCGGGACGGTTTCCTCCCTCCACGAGTTTCTTGAGTGCGCGCCGGTTGGCGGTCTTCTTGCCGGCCATGAACGCTGTACGCGTGAGCCGCCAGGTCATGCACCAGCACCCGCCGCACGCACCGCGCTCTCCGAAGAGGACTTCCACGTCGTTCCAGCGTGACGCTGTCGCCCAGTAGAAGCGAAGCTCGTCGCGCGGCATTACTCCTCGTCCATTTCGTCGTCGGCGCCGTCGCCGCCCAGCCAGCCCCGGTGGCGGAAGAAGAGCAGCATGCCGATGCCGGTGGCCGTCATCACGCCCAGTACCGCCGGGTAGGCCCACTTCTTGGTGAGCTCGGGCATGTCCTGGAAGTTCATGCCGTAGATACCCGCGATGAAGGTGAGCGGAATGAAGATACTGGCCATGATGGTCAACACCTTCATGACCTCGTTGGTGCGATTGCTGGTGACGGAGAGGTAGGTATTCATGAGACCGTTCACCAGTTCACGGTGCGAATCCACCACGTCGACGAGCTGCGAGCAGTGGTCGTAGGTGTCGCGCAGGTAGGGCTTGACCGATTCCGAAATGAACCGGCTGGGATCGCGCAGCAGCCTTCCGACGGTCTCCTGTTGCGGCCACACCCCGCGGCGCATCACCACCAGGTCCGTCTTCACCCGGTTGAGCCGGTTCAGCGTGGCCGGTGTAGGGCGGGTCAGTACCAGGTCTTCGATGCGCATGATGCGCGTGCTGAGGCGGTCGATGACGGGGTAGTAACCGTCGATGATGGTGTCTATGATTGCGTAGGCCAGATAGTCGGGCCCGGACTTGCGCATCCGCCCGAGCCCCTCGCGGATGCGAACGCGCACCGGGTCGAGGCAGTCGCCGTAGGTTTCCTGCACGGAGATCACGTAGTTATCACCCAGCAACACCGCAACCTGCTCGACCTCGATGAGTGTCTCGGACTTGATCGTGGCCATGCGCGCGATGAGCAGCAGTTGCTTCTCGAATTCCTCTGCCTTGGGCCGCTGCGGGGCGTTGACCACGTCCTCCAGCGCGAGCAAATGGACATCGAATATCGCCCCGACCTGGCGCAGCCGGGCCACGTCACCAAGCCCCTGTACGTCGATCCACGCCACGTGCCCGGGGGACGCGACGTCACGCAATTGCTCGGGATCGGTGATGTCGAACTCCTCCACGCCGGCGGGGTCGTAGCGCATCACTCGGATCTTCGGCGGCGGGCTGCCCTCCGGAGCGACCAGCGTTCCGGGGCGTGACCCAGCCGGCGGGTGGCGCTTGCGAAAGATGGCAGCCTTGTTCATGTCAGTTCGCTCCGCGCGTTGAGATGCGTTCCAGAGACGCCGCGATCGGCGGGTCCAGGTGCACGTCGAGTTGCGGGAACGCGATCACGATTCCCTTGGCCTTGAAGGCCCACCAGACCGCCTCGTGCAACTCCGATATGGCGGGGCGCCACTCCCACGGATTGTCCATCCAGATGCCGATCTCCCAGTTGACCGAGTTGTCGCCGAACTCGCGGATCGCAATGAGTGGTTCACGGTCGGGCACAGCCCACTTCTGACTGATCTCCTTTGCCGTCTCGGTCAGCGTCTGCTTGACCAGCGCCATGTCCGAGCCGTAGACGACACCCACCGGCACGCGGATGCGCACAGTGGCGTTCTTGAGCGTATAGTTCTTGACCGTCTCCTGGATGAGCGTGGAGTTGGGAATGACCAGGTCTTCGCCGTCGCGTGTCTGCACGATGCTGGCCCGGATTCCGATGTCGGTGACGCGCACGATGTTTCCCTCCACGCCGAGCACGTCTCCGGGGCGGATGGTGCGTTCGGTTTGCAGAATGACCCCGGCAACGAAGTTCTGGGCAATGTTCTGCATGGCAAAACCAAGACCCACGGCGAAGATCGCGCCCGCGGTGAACAGAGATCCAATGTCGATCCCCGCGGCGGCAAAGGCCACGCCGACCCCGGCCAGGATCATGACGTAGTGGACCAGCCGCGTTACCCCGGCGGCCACCTCGGGACGGCTTCCGCGTCGCATCATGGCGCGGGCGATGATGGCGCGGACCAGCCGGGACACCGAGACCGTGATGATCATCACGAGAACCACCGTGGCGAGCGTGGACACGGTGATGGATGCGTCTCCGATGGAGAAGAGCTGCTGGTCGAGGACTCGTTTGACGGACGACAGAAAACCCATTGTGTTCCTCCGGAGTGATCAGCGCGGCGATTGCGCGATCACGTTGAGAACCTGTTCCGCCTGCCACAGGTGACGGCGCTGGTGTGCTGCGGTAACACGCAGCGCGGACCAGAGGTTGTACTTCACCCGCGAACTGAAGGGAGACGTGATCTTGATCTTCGTGAGCGAGAGGCCGTCGAGTTCCGGGAGCAATCCGACCAGTTCCCCCTGCAGGGCCTCGTAGTTCGTGACGACGGTGGCTTTCGGCTCGATGGAAGGTGGCGTGAAGGACTCATTGGTCTTGAAACGCGACTTCGGCGGCGGCTCCAACGATCGAACCAGGAACCACCCCATCGGGTCCAGTCGCAGCGTCGGCGTGGTTAATCCGCGCGCGCGCCCCTCGCGCGCGGCGTCGCGGATGCGTGGAATCAGTGCCCGTGACGACATGTTCAGGTGCTCCACGCACTCCGCCACCGACCAGCGGCCCTCCGCCGGCCGCCGCCGCCAGTTGCCGTCGTCCAGCGGGTCGGCGATGCGGTGCAGGGTGGCGGTGGTGGCTCTCAGCTCGTCACGGAGCGAGGCCAGTCTGGGGGAAAGATCACCCATGGGGACAGTCTGCACGCCGCGGGGAGCTGGGTCAACGGGCATGGAAGGGTCGGGGCGCCGTCCGGCTTGCGAAGACGGGGATTAATTGGGTAAACTGCGGGTGGCGTCATCCCCGCAGAATGCCGTTCATAATGAAAACCATCGAACCCTACAGGCCGAAGCACAAGGTGCGCATCGTCACCGCGGCGTCGCTCTTTGACGGCCACGACGCGGCCATCAACATCATGCGGCGCATCATCCAGTCCACCGGTTGCGAGGTGATTCACCTCGGCCACGACCGCAGCGTGGAGGAAGTGGTGGAGACCGCCATCCAGGAGGACGCCCAGGCCATCGCCATGACGTCCTACCAGGGCGGTCACGTGGAGTACCTGCGCTACATGAAGGATCTGCTGGAGCAGCGCGGGGCGGGTCACATCAAGATTTTCGCGGGCGGTGGCGGTGTCATCCTGCCGGATGAGATCAAGGAACTCCACGCCTAC from the Candidatus Krumholzibacteriia bacterium genome contains:
- a CDS encoding GNAT family N-acetyltransferase, with product MRPLTDSNRARARYEEILDHFAGASVYHTPAWLRVWEDLGADVEHVFVDDETVVPFVCKGAGALRRAYSLPFDTYGGPVTARSNGPLSFEGIIERVASPSVRLADFGAAVASSNGALRPMVSHIVDMADGYEAASRRYSDANRRNIRQARENGVRVAAISQHEVTREFYRLHRRTVGRYGARALPVAFFESVFARLVPAGAATFYLAFHEDRVVAGNLVLRYRDRSYDWMWAYDDRFASLRATNLMLDHAIRDEATRGSRELNLGASPNDRLGSVRFKQSFGAQPFAYAVYAHTAPLIAAARRVRLGMNRMGARIRSSSF
- a CDS encoding DinB family protein, with the protein product MGDLSPRLASLRDELRATTATLHRIADPLDDGNWRRRPAEGRWSVAECVEHLNMSSRALIPRIRDAAREGRARGLTTPTLRLDPMGWFLVRSLEPPPKSRFKTNESFTPPSIEPKATVVTNYEALQGELVGLLPELDGLSLTKIKITSPFSSRVKYNLWSALRVTAAHQRRHLWQAEQVLNVIAQSPR
- a CDS encoding SpoIIE family protein phosphatase, whose protein sequence is MVNVEIVWEGENHRFSLEDGDHSVGRSSENAVQLPMARVSKKHAEIRIQGQDISVRDLGSRNGTEINGKPIGDAWVEVQPGALVSFAGALMRRATPATTASHRLLGDHQVATSLRYNISQGYSEAAQHRLMDRSQQLFELLASSDDVMAIETAACRLVAESVPAERVVMLADSGEATSVEARARWTKSGDPDAPLQLSSTIVGSVLTERDSVLVANPLEDPRFGGQQSIMALSLRSAMAAPLFDNQRVRGILYVDTTDSRVRYSQADLEVLTATANAVAVKLRNITLEEEIHAAAKIQRTMIQSNVEVPAGYEVDAHQVMCRAVGGDLYFVGARSNGRVLVALGDVTGKGMPAALAMSATTVSLGLLADIDSDMETLAGRLHRQLFKSLAEEQFVTLFVGELDPASGVIRYVNAGHEPVLMVRAGGAIDVLDSTTLPMAMIEEIPLIASEAQLAPGDLMVVFSDGIPEATTNGDRFLGLDTVKQALTEKHNEPLSEVRSSVVKLVESFLAGGPASDDVTLVMLRRKK
- a CDS encoding zinc metallopeptidase, with amino-acid sequence MFFDPLYWLVIGAGMILSIWAAMKTKGTFQKYSQYTTQSRMTGAQVAQAILRDANINDVKIEPIHGNLTDHYDPRTKTLRLSEGVYGSTSMSAAGVAAHEVGHAIQHAQNYGPLKFRSAWVPVANLGGGISIFVLIAAAFLGGAQSVLGAKVALLGVLLFATTTVFTLVTLPVEFDASKRALATLGRGGYLTREELSGAKSVLDAAAMTYVAAFVTSALTLLYWAMRLGLLGGRRSD
- the corA gene encoding magnesium/cobalt transporter CorA; translated protein: MNKAAIFRKRHPPAGSRPGTLVAPEGSPPPKIRVMRYDPAGVEEFDITDPEQLRDVASPGHVAWIDVQGLGDVARLRQVGAIFDVHLLALEDVVNAPQRPKAEEFEKQLLLIARMATIKSETLIEVEQVAVLLGDNYVISVQETYGDCLDPVRVRIREGLGRMRKSGPDYLAYAIIDTIIDGYYPVIDRLSTRIMRIEDLVLTRPTPATLNRLNRVKTDLVVMRRGVWPQQETVGRLLRDPSRFISESVKPYLRDTYDHCSQLVDVVDSHRELVNGLMNTYLSVTSNRTNEVMKVLTIMASIFIPLTFIAGIYGMNFQDMPELTKKWAYPAVLGVMTATGIGMLLFFRHRGWLGGDGADDEMDEE
- a CDS encoding class I SAM-dependent methyltransferase produces the protein MSIIRRNVESFRTHGPGALLRAVVSGFTRNLSRLRDHAFDRRFGTETARVVENDALTDVSLPARAHGIRYEPTRAHPLRRALKAAGIPTAGTFVDLGCGKGRVLMLAVEYGFARVTGVDYSASLCEIARRNLDVLRARTGRRFQATVAPIDAADYAFQRDDTVVFLFNPFDGAVLRRVLDNLNASLREHPRELHLIYHRPVWRAAVEESQLFASAQDYRFGGCDFAVYRTTA
- a CDS encoding GNAT family N-acetyltransferase, giving the protein MPRDELRFYWATASRWNDVEVLFGERGACGGCWCMTWRLTRTAFMAGKKTANRRALKKLVEGGNRPGIIACHGREPVAWCAVAPRAEYSYLSRSRVLAPVDDAAVWSISCFFVAKPWRRRGVSVRLLRAAAEMAFKRGARVVEGYPQQSTMTSPPDAFVWTGLPSTFVKAGFSEVARRSPTRPIFRRTP
- a CDS encoding mechanosensitive ion channel, whose amino-acid sequence is MGFLSSVKRVLDQQLFSIGDASITVSTLATVVLVMIITVSVSRLVRAIIARAMMRRGSRPEVAAGVTRLVHYVMILAGVGVAFAAAGIDIGSLFTAGAIFAVGLGFAMQNIAQNFVAGVILQTERTIRPGDVLGVEGNIVRVTDIGIRASIVQTRDGEDLVIPNSTLIQETVKNYTLKNATVRIRVPVGVVYGSDMALVKQTLTETAKEISQKWAVPDREPLIAIREFGDNSVNWEIGIWMDNPWEWRPAISELHEAVWWAFKAKGIVIAFPQLDVHLDPPIAASLERISTRGAN